The Candidatus Hydrogenedentota bacterium genome includes a window with the following:
- a CDS encoding HigA family addiction module antidote protein, whose amino-acid sequence MPMKKPPHPGRSIKDACLDALGLNVTEAAKILGVARHTLSRVLNGHSAISPEMAIRLEKVGWSNADHWLRLQTAYDLAEAREHEDEIHVGRLNLA is encoded by the coding sequence ATGCCAATGAAAAAACCACCCCACCCGGGAAGATCGATAAAGGACGCCTGTCTGGACGCTCTCGGTCTGAATGTAACCGAAGCCGCAAAAATTTTAGGTGTGGCGCGGCATACGCTCTCGCGCGTACTCAATGGGCATTCCGCAATCTCCCCCGAAATGGCAATCCGGCTGGAGAAAGTCGGATGGTCCAATGCGGACCATTGGTTACGCCTCCAAACGGCCTACGACCTTGCAGAGGCGCGCGAACACGAGGATGAGATTCACGTTGGACGTCTCAATCTCGCGTGA
- a CDS encoding type II toxin-antitoxin system ParD family antitoxin: MPTQNVNLTAAQADFIRESVESGDYNNASEVVREALRLLKAQKDEHLARVEYLRGEFQEAREAYERGEYLELNSKEDFDAAHEDVCRRGRERLARERNAPQASA, encoded by the coding sequence ATGCCCACACAAAACGTAAATCTGACTGCGGCCCAGGCCGATTTTATCCGCGAAAGCGTTGAATCCGGCGACTACAACAACGCCAGTGAAGTCGTGCGCGAAGCGCTGCGTCTGCTCAAAGCCCAGAAGGACGAGCATCTGGCCCGCGTGGAGTATCTTCGAGGGGAGTTTCAGGAAGCGCGTGAAGCCTACGAGCGTGGCGAGTATTTGGAGTTGAATTCCAAAGAAGACTTCGATGCCGCGCATGAAGATGTCTGCAGACGCGGGCGAGAGCGACTGGCGAGAGAACGGAATGCCCCGCAAGCTTCGGCTTAG
- a CDS encoding type II toxin-antitoxin system RelE/ParE family toxin → MEDPERPTCRLHPEFRPDVRSYHIALSKKRSGTRIGKPRHVVFYTIEYEEVVFVMRIIKDDMDSRRHLDDFL, encoded by the coding sequence TTGGAAGACCCCGAACGCCCGACTTGCCGTTTGCACCCAGAGTTCCGTCCGGACGTGCGGAGCTATCATATCGCGCTGAGCAAAAAGCGAAGTGGTACCCGAATCGGGAAGCCCAGGCACGTAGTGTTCTACACGATCGAATATGAAGAGGTGGTCTTTGTAATGCGTATCATCAAGGATGATATGGATTCACGTCGCCACCTCGACGATTTCCTATGA